The Podospora pseudocomata strain CBS 415.72m chromosome 3, whole genome shotgun sequence genome window below encodes:
- a CDS encoding hypothetical protein (COG:S; EggNog:ENOG503NWFS) → MEGLPNGSANVINTSTASYSSQPAVSQHPIQQQHQQQHHSTGLPPQTLPPLQPSHPAMQQPPYGNYPHGSRTPSAPNTPVTNNMTSYPPPPNQSAGRGAGNYPMMNNSYPTQGYPASTSTMMPNTTAAAAHPQPIAPAPSPAGARAPPVLRPMPASGMPQAGISSPYVQSPMMGQNGMLPEGGDQPTHVVGSQGRRGILPSAPGRPAAPAPGTTAKNPIPQKDADGKFPCPHCTKTYLHAKHLKRHLLRHTGDRPYMCVLCRDTFSRSDILKRHFIKCSVRRGNPTGASHLSHPQAHVKKNAAAQQKAIEGEVNHMNGMPSIPGDGMVQHPFGLISAPEAMTNMANDQNQLSRSSSINRIEDANRDRRSMTGSVMGASTRPGSFDQTYTGGDVSNNMTANINPQLANYSMPQNGTGMPFLGGQGGDQWAQMFSQEKATAAKPDPNSGSARAVGIIPGDTATDSSTFPSWGIPPSYPNAYHHLSRRIIEFLCPTSDPTNPTAQLVNHHFQPDNIRHFLEQYTNYHVHFATVHIPTFRALDAYVGLLAAMCIVGACYSDRIPPDNIREIMEVLRTSFESSSLLFRASLAQDEGFAQTYDWASNSALEEFQAIAHVQVLFTWHGTAAQRQKARRIWPLIANLARKAGMLHLSQGESSFSPLHQSSFASQNFPVSQFDWQRWVGQEARVRTMYLIFIYDAALGLYFNCGPEFTPFDLRLPLPADDAAWEASNAVECAEALGLCGPAAAERRNPDGTRRTTQPEMRMVLKALLDNSYRVLPGSTNLYGKFILIHALLDIMRQVQLEGRNAISRSSTPLPTNAWFVDAQGSSVPHGSGRTTPTDIAANLVDPQTLKTLITALDKFKANWDHDMAVQFPPSAAAYLGRYGFCRDGIHFYWLATHLLRTTRHVDLVMNPDQRFARVIHMLKSVKNWVLTDGAARGEDMGSVGDIDEAYGAVDTTLDMTQLFRRLPYTTR, encoded by the exons ATGGAAGGTCTGCCAAACGGCTCGGCGAATGTCATAAACACGTCGACGGCTTCGTATTCCTCTCAGCCAGCCGTGTCACAGCATCccatccagcagcagcaccagcagcagcaccactcCACGGGCCTCCCTCCGCAGACCCTGCCGCCgctccaacccagccatccGGCTATGCAACAGCCTCCTTACGGGAACTATCCCCACGGTTCTCGGACGCCTTCCGCTCCCAATACTcccgtcaccaacaacatgaCCAGCTACCCGCCTCCGCCCAACCAAAGTGCTGGACGCGGCGCTGGAAACTACCCCATGATGAACAACAGCTATCCCACTCAGGGCTATCccgccagcacctccaccatgATGCCGAACACCACGGCCGCTGCCGCGCATCCTCAGCCAATTGCCCCGGCCCCATCTCCGGCCGGCGCCCGGGCTCCACCTGTTCTCCGCCCGATGCCGGCTAGCGGAATGCCGCAGGCTGGCATTAGCTCCCCCTACGTTCAGAGCCCCATGATGGGCCAGAACGGCATGCTGCCCGAGGGTGGCGACCAGCCGACTCACGTTGTCGGTTCCCAGGGCCGCAGAGGCATCCTCCCTAGTGCTCCGGGCCGGCCTgccgctcctgctcctggcaccaccgccaagaACCCGATCCCCCAGAAGGATGCGGACGGCAAGTTTCCTTGCCCTCACTGCACCAAGACCTATCTTCATGCCAAGCATCTGAAGCGTCATTTGCTCAGAC ACACCGGCGATCGCCCCTACATGTGTGTCCTGTGCCGCGACACCTTCTCGCGTAGCGACATCCTCAAGCGTCACTTCATCAAGTGCTCGGTTAGACGTGGCAACCCTACGGGTGCGAGCCATTTGTCTCACCCGCAGGCGCACGTCAAGAAgaatgctgctgctcagcaGAAGGCCATTGAAGGTGAGGTGAACCACATGAATGGCATGCCCAGCATTCCGGGTGACGGAATGGTGCAGCATCCATTTGGCCTGATCTCTGCCCCCGAGGCCATGACCAACATGGCCAACGATCAGAATCAATTGTCGAGATCGAGCAGCATTAACCGAATCGAAGACGCCAATCGCGATAGGAGAAGCATGACTGGGTCTGTCATGGGCGCGTCGACGCGTCCTGGCAGCTTTGACCAGACTTATACCGGCGGCGATGTTTCGAACAACATGAcggccaacatcaacccccagctGGCGAACTACAGCATGCCCCAGAACGGGACCGGCATGCCCTTCCTCGGCGGCCAGGGCGGCGACCAGTGGGCGCAGATGTTCTCACAG GAGAAGGCGACCGCGGCCAAGCCCGATCCTAACTCTGGCTCTGCGCGAGCGGTTGGCATCATTCCGGGCGACACAGCCACCGACTCGTCGACGTTCCCCTCATGGGGAATTCCGCCCTCGTATCCTAACGCCTATCACCACCTGTCCCGCAGAATCATCGAGTTTTTGTGCCCCACCTCTGATCCCACTAATCCCACTGCCCAACTCGTCAACCATCATTTCCAGCCCGACAACATTCGACATTTCTTGGAACAGTATACCAACTATCACGTGCACTTTGCTACCGTCCACATTCCCACGTTCCGCGCCCTGGACGCCTATGTCGGCCTTTTGGCTGCCATGTGCATCGTAGGCGCGTGCTACTCGGACCGAATCCCCCCGGACAACATTCGGGAGATTATGGAAGTGCTCAGGACCTCGTTTGAAAGCTCATCTCTTTTGTTCAGGGCTTCACTGGCTCAGGATGAGGGATTTGCGCAAACCTATGACTGGGCATCCAACTCGGCCCTGGAAGAGTTCCAGGCAATCGCACATGTTCAAGTTTTGTTTACCTGGCACGGTACCGCAGCCCAACGCCAGAAAGCTCGGCGAATTTGGCCTCTAATTGCCAATCTGGCTCGCAAGGCTGGGATGCTACACCTTTCGCAAGGAGAATCGTCTTTcagccctctccaccagTCAAGCTTTGCCTCGCAAAACTTCCCAGTTTCGCAGTTTGATTGGCAACGCTGGGTGGGCCAGGAGGCTCGTGTCAGAACTATGTATCTTATCTTCATTTACGACGCGGCTTTGGGGCTCTATTTCAACTGCGGTCCCGAGTTCACCCCATTCGATCTTcggctccctctccctgCGGATGACGCAGCGTGGGAGGCGAGCAACGCGGTTGAGTGTGCTGAAGCTCTGGGGCTCTGCGGGCCTGCAGCTGCCGAAAGACGAAACCCCGATGGCACTCGACGTACGACACAACCCGAAATGCGCATGGTTCTCAAGGCGTTGCTCGACAACAGCTATCGAGTTTTGCCGGGGTCGACCAATCTCTACGGGAAATTCATTCTTATTCATGCCCTACTCGACATCATGAGACAGGTTCAATTGGAGGGCAGGAATGCCATCAGTCGATCTAGCACCCCTTTGCCGACCAACGCCTGGTTTGTGGATGCGCAAGGAAGCTCTGTTCCGCATGGTAGTGGTCGCACGACTCCCACGGATATTGCTGCGAACCTTGTCGATCCGCAGACTTTGAAGACGTTGATAACAGCTTTGGACAAGTTCAAGGCAAACTGGGATCATGACATGGCGGTCCAGTTCCCTCCATCGGCCGCGGCATATCTTGGACGGTATGGATTCTGCAGGGATGGCATCCATTTTTACTGGCTGGCGACCCATCTTTTGAGGACAACACGGCACGTCGATCTCGTTATGAACCCCGATCAACGATTTGCGCGCGTCATCCACATGCTAAAATCGGTCAAGAATTGGGTTCTTACAGACGGGGCTGCGCGGGGGGAGGATATGGGATCAGTGGGGGACATCGATGAGGCCTACGGTGCGGTGGACACGACACTGGACATGACTCAACTATTCAGGCGTCTCCCCTATACGACGAGGTAG